One Hydrogenispora ethanolica DNA segment encodes these proteins:
- a CDS encoding ABC transporter substrate-binding protein, whose amino-acid sequence MTRMLIGGLMIMALIGTSLAWGAPRKTTVTILAGLSSTDDGMQEIITKAVAAKYPGITLQWEALGWSDNFHPKMQQYIQTGLPDIIVGKAQDVATYGGQGLLADLKGKKYLTRVLDAAIPGVTIKGKTYGLVYNCLYQGVYYNRKIFAENGLKVPITHAELAKVIGTLKAKGITPFATHMVDTWSIGNMTMQFAINDVFSKTPTWGDQFRAGKVSFATSAAYKKCYEYNKLLFDNTWSRETFSLPQADCDARMVQGLAAMKVSGSWSIQNFMNVDPNFDFGVFPFPNQTGDAKLIFEPNMTWMKSARTKHSAQVDQVFDVLTSDKKAAIAFLNLTKTSSMLKGVSPTFPNPSQKDIDKYAAAGKLIDANSGNNQLQWGGFQDENAKDIASWLQGTMTLKQALEAADSRRAISKP is encoded by the coding sequence GCTTGTCTTCCACCGATGACGGCATGCAAGAGATCATCACCAAGGCGGTGGCCGCCAAGTATCCCGGGATTACTTTGCAATGGGAAGCGCTGGGTTGGAGCGATAATTTTCATCCGAAGATGCAGCAATACATACAGACCGGCTTGCCGGATATCATTGTCGGCAAAGCCCAGGATGTCGCCACCTATGGCGGGCAGGGCCTACTGGCCGACCTGAAGGGCAAAAAGTATCTCACCAGAGTATTGGATGCCGCCATCCCCGGCGTGACGATCAAGGGAAAGACGTATGGCCTTGTTTATAACTGTCTCTATCAGGGAGTGTATTACAACCGGAAAATATTTGCGGAGAACGGCTTGAAGGTTCCGATCACCCATGCGGAGCTTGCCAAGGTTATCGGCACATTGAAAGCCAAGGGAATCACCCCTTTCGCCACGCATATGGTCGACACCTGGAGTATCGGCAATATGACCATGCAGTTTGCCATCAATGACGTGTTCAGCAAGACGCCCACCTGGGGCGATCAATTCCGGGCCGGGAAAGTCTCCTTTGCCACCTCGGCGGCGTATAAAAAATGCTATGAATACAATAAGCTGCTCTTCGACAACACGTGGAGCAGAGAAACCTTCTCTCTGCCGCAGGCCGATTGCGATGCCCGAATGGTCCAAGGCCTAGCGGCCATGAAAGTCTCCGGTTCCTGGTCGATCCAGAATTTCATGAATGTCGATCCGAACTTCGACTTCGGCGTCTTCCCGTTCCCCAATCAAACCGGCGATGCCAAACTGATTTTTGAACCCAACATGACCTGGATGAAGAGCGCGAGGACCAAGCACTCGGCGCAAGTCGACCAAGTCTTTGACGTGCTTACCAGCGACAAAAAGGCAGCCATCGCCTTTTTGAACCTCACCAAGACTTCCTCCATGCTTAAAGGTGTGAGCCCGACCTTCCCCAATCCCAGCCAGAAAGATATCGATAAATACGCGGCCGCCGGCAAACTGATTGACGCCAATTCCGGCAATAATCAATTACAATGGGGCGGATTCCAGGACGAGAATGCCAAGGACATCGCTTCCTGGCTCCAGGGCACCATGACCTTGAAACAGGCCCTGGAAGCGGCCGACAGCCGGAGAGCCATCAGCAAGCCATGA
- a CDS encoding carbohydrate ABC transporter permease, which yields MRRKSFNRREKLQYLSLVLPGLLLFTIGLILPMFLSFSYSLTSWDGMSAAKPFIGFKNYARFFTDPFAGQAWIFTFKFTFWNTIIQNVFALLFAIALNSAIKGKKIYRTVFFIPCLISAIIVGFIWLRMFINILPALNRFLGTNINFLLFGSGKTVLAGLLLANNWQWIGYWMLIYLAALQSIPGELYEAANIDGATTLGKFRHITIPLLAPAFTICIVGITTGSLKVYELLVTSTWGGPGRASTSIIYYIYNTAISGRQYGYGSAMSIVLVLVLFLVALVQLGFLRKKEVQL from the coding sequence ATGCGCCGGAAATCATTTAACCGGAGGGAGAAACTCCAGTATCTCTCGCTCGTCTTGCCGGGGCTGTTGCTGTTCACGATCGGACTGATCCTCCCGATGTTCCTCTCGTTCAGCTATTCCTTGACCAGTTGGGATGGGATGTCAGCCGCCAAACCTTTCATTGGGTTCAAAAACTATGCCCGTTTTTTTACGGATCCCTTTGCGGGCCAGGCCTGGATTTTTACATTTAAGTTCACGTTTTGGAACACGATCATTCAGAATGTTTTCGCATTGCTGTTCGCGATCGCGCTGAACAGCGCCATCAAGGGCAAGAAGATCTACCGCACCGTTTTTTTCATACCCTGTCTGATTAGCGCCATTATCGTGGGTTTCATCTGGCTGCGGATGTTCATCAATATCCTGCCGGCGCTGAACCGTTTCCTGGGGACCAACATCAATTTCTTGCTCTTCGGCAGCGGAAAAACGGTTTTGGCGGGATTGCTGTTGGCCAACAACTGGCAATGGATCGGGTATTGGATGCTGATCTATCTGGCGGCGCTGCAGTCGATCCCCGGCGAATTATATGAAGCCGCGAATATCGACGGCGCCACCACGCTCGGGAAGTTCCGGCATATCACCATTCCCTTGCTGGCGCCGGCGTTCACCATTTGTATTGTCGGAATCACCACCGGCTCGCTCAAGGTCTACGAACTGTTGGTCACTTCCACCTGGGGAGGCCCGGGCCGCGCTTCCACCTCCATCATTTACTACATCTACAATACCGCCATCAGCGGGCGGCAGTACGGCTACGGCTCGGCGATGTCGATCGTTCTGGTGCTGGTGCTATTCCTGGTGGCCTTGGTTCAGCTCGGGTTCCTGCGGAAAAAGGAGGTGCAATTATGA
- a CDS encoding carbohydrate ABC transporter permease — MRGSNGNAFFKGKKPLPAENPAPGAAEKYTLGTGMIQVLMTLAALLFAAPVFIILNYSFKTVRELYLSNPLALPESFQLGNYISAFKKLDLLTTFTNTFIYTAVTVVVLVMLCGASSWAIARCKNRFFKFSYIYFLLGIFIPHQALFLQIYMIGFRTGLINTRLGVILMYIATGMSFGVFLMTSFMTTVPVELEEAAKIDGCSVYRTYFFIVLPLLKPAIATLTILQAFQIWNDYLMASLFISSQELRTLTLAMQMLFSQQSSDYTTAMAAIIISVLPVAILFISMQKYFVKGMTVGALKG; from the coding sequence ATGAGGGGGAGCAACGGCAACGCCTTTTTCAAGGGGAAAAAACCCCTTCCGGCGGAGAACCCGGCGCCGGGCGCCGCTGAAAAATATACGCTGGGCACGGGGATGATCCAGGTTCTGATGACGCTGGCGGCACTGTTGTTTGCGGCGCCGGTTTTTATTATCCTCAATTACTCCTTTAAAACAGTGCGCGAACTGTATCTGAGCAATCCGCTCGCCCTGCCGGAAAGCTTTCAATTGGGCAACTATATCAGCGCCTTCAAAAAGCTGGACCTCCTGACCACTTTTACCAATACCTTTATCTATACGGCTGTGACAGTGGTGGTCCTGGTCATGCTGTGCGGCGCTTCTTCCTGGGCGATTGCCCGGTGTAAAAACCGGTTTTTTAAATTCAGCTATATCTATTTTTTGCTGGGCATTTTCATTCCCCATCAGGCGCTTTTTCTTCAGATTTACATGATCGGATTCAGAACGGGACTCATTAATACCCGGCTCGGCGTCATCCTGATGTACATCGCCACCGGAATGTCCTTTGGCGTTTTCCTGATGACCAGCTTTATGACGACCGTTCCGGTGGAGTTGGAGGAAGCGGCGAAGATCGACGGCTGCTCGGTCTATCGCACCTATTTTTTCATCGTCTTGCCGCTCTTGAAACCGGCCATCGCCACGTTAACGATCCTGCAGGCTTTTCAGATCTGGAACGATTATCTCATGGCCAGCCTGTTCATTAGCAGTCAGGAGCTGAGAACGCTGACTTTGGCGATGCAGATGCTGTTTTCGCAGCAATCCAGCGATTACACCACGGCCATGGCGGCCATTATCATATCCGTGTTGCCCGTAGCGATACTCTTCATCTCGATGCAGAAGTATTTCGTCAAAGGCATGACGGTCGGAGCGCTGAAGGGTTAA
- a CDS encoding glycoside hydrolase family 36 protein — MEIIINENALHLVIEVTDDKDVRLLHFAAVPFHPEMLTEKQRQKCRLVELQETGENQDDNHGPKHTGTMPGNRLVYQNHRDYRTAPGRKLEIEMADGGLAVVSHLQFYDGLPVVRSWTELRNHSATAKGLEYVSSFALTGIAKEGILPWDRKSRLHIPHNTWFGEAQWRRNTLPELGLARVHTFSVKRLAYSSTGTWSTSQYLPMGCFENVEAGSCLFWQIEHNGSWHWEISDSEEQLYLQLSGPTENENAWWKELAPGESFTTIPVAVGAVAGGFEPAIQALTRYRRAIRRPHPDNRNLPVIFNDYMNCLFGDPTTAKLLPLIDAAAAVGCEYFCIDAGWYSDGEWWDGVGEWLPAQHRFPGGIKEPLDYIRAKGMIPGLWLELEVMGMHCPLAERVPDDWFFVRHGKRVIDHGRYQLDFRNPAVRRHAAAVIRRLVREYGVGYIKMDYNINAGSGTEWNAASFGDGLLEHNRAYLAWLDDIFDQYPELVIENCSSGGMRMDYAMLSRYSIQSSSDQTDYRKYAVIAAACATAVTPEQCGVWSYPLREGDAEEVVFNMVNAMLMRFHQSGHLAEISPERLALVREGLAYYKSIRRQIPEGLPFWPLGLPAFQDPWVSWGLRCGTETYLAVWRLEGSRDSCRLPLPFLKGKKVAVRCGYPAAFGCRMEWHPDNAELSLILPQINSARLLELEELDR; from the coding sequence ATGGAGATCATCATCAACGAAAATGCCCTGCATCTCGTGATCGAAGTGACGGATGACAAGGATGTCCGTTTGCTGCATTTCGCGGCGGTTCCTTTCCATCCGGAAATGCTGACCGAAAAGCAGCGGCAAAAGTGCCGGCTGGTGGAACTGCAGGAAACGGGCGAGAACCAGGATGACAATCATGGTCCGAAGCATACCGGGACCATGCCCGGCAACCGGCTGGTGTATCAAAACCACCGTGATTACCGCACCGCGCCGGGGCGAAAATTGGAGATCGAGATGGCCGACGGCGGGCTGGCGGTCGTCAGTCATCTGCAGTTTTATGACGGGCTTCCGGTGGTCCGCTCCTGGACTGAGCTCCGGAATCATAGCGCAACGGCCAAAGGTTTGGAGTATGTCTCCTCCTTCGCCTTGACCGGAATCGCCAAAGAGGGCATCCTGCCGTGGGATCGGAAAAGCCGGTTGCATATTCCGCATAACACCTGGTTTGGCGAGGCCCAATGGCGGCGGAATACCCTCCCCGAGCTGGGCTTGGCGCGGGTCCATACCTTTTCTGTAAAGCGCCTGGCGTATTCCAGCACCGGAACCTGGTCCACTTCGCAGTATCTGCCGATGGGTTGTTTTGAAAATGTCGAAGCCGGCTCCTGTCTCTTCTGGCAGATCGAACACAACGGTTCCTGGCATTGGGAGATCAGCGACAGCGAAGAGCAATTATATTTGCAGCTCAGCGGACCCACTGAAAATGAGAACGCCTGGTGGAAAGAGCTGGCGCCCGGCGAATCCTTTACCACCATACCAGTCGCCGTCGGAGCGGTAGCCGGCGGTTTCGAGCCGGCGATCCAGGCCTTGACCCGTTATCGCCGGGCGATCCGCCGCCCCCATCCGGACAACCGGAACCTGCCGGTTATCTTTAACGACTATATGAATTGCCTGTTCGGCGACCCGACCACCGCCAAGCTGCTGCCGTTGATCGACGCGGCGGCCGCGGTCGGCTGCGAATATTTTTGTATCGATGCCGGCTGGTATTCGGACGGGGAATGGTGGGACGGGGTGGGGGAATGGCTCCCGGCCCAACACCGTTTCCCCGGCGGCATCAAGGAGCCGCTGGATTATATCCGCGCCAAGGGGATGATCCCCGGGTTGTGGCTCGAGCTTGAGGTGATGGGCATGCACTGCCCGCTGGCGGAACGGGTGCCGGATGACTGGTTTTTCGTCCGCCACGGCAAGCGGGTGATCGATCACGGCCGGTATCAGCTGGATTTTCGCAATCCGGCGGTCCGGCGGCACGCCGCTGCGGTCATCCGGCGTCTGGTCCGGGAGTACGGGGTAGGCTATATCAAGATGGATTACAATATCAATGCCGGCAGCGGCACCGAATGGAACGCCGCCAGTTTCGGCGACGGACTGCTGGAGCACAACCGGGCTTACCTGGCCTGGCTCGACGATATTTTCGACCAATACCCGGAGCTGGTCATCGAAAACTGCAGCAGCGGCGGGATGCGGATGGATTACGCGATGCTGAGCCGGTATAGCATCCAGTCCAGCAGCGACCAGACCGATTACCGGAAGTATGCCGTGATCGCGGCCGCTTGCGCCACCGCAGTGACGCCGGAGCAATGCGGCGTCTGGTCCTATCCGCTGCGCGAAGGGGATGCCGAGGAAGTGGTCTTTAACATGGTCAACGCGATGTTGATGCGTTTCCATCAGAGCGGGCACCTGGCCGAAATTTCCCCGGAGCGGCTGGCCCTGGTCCGGGAAGGATTGGCCTATTATAAGTCCATCCGGCGGCAGATCCCGGAAGGGCTGCCGTTCTGGCCCCTGGGACTGCCGGCTTTCCAAGACCCCTGGGTCAGTTGGGGCCTGCGCTGCGGAACTGAGACCTATCTGGCCGTTTGGCGCCTGGAAGGCTCGCGCGACAGCTGCCGCCTGCCGCTGCCCTTTCTGAAAGGAAAGAAGGTCGCGGTTCGCTGCGGTTATCCGGCCGCTTTTGGCTGCCGGATGGAGTGGCACCCGGATAACGCCGAGCTGAGCCTGATCCTGCCCCAAATCAACTCGGCGCGGCTGTTGGAGTTGGAAGAGCTTGACCGGTAA